The genomic segment GTGCCGGAGCGCGAGACGACGCCGATCGGGCCCTTCTTGACGATGTTGCCGGGCAGGATGCCGACCTTGCACTGGCCGGGCGAAATCACGCCGGGACAGTTCGGGCCCACCAGACGCACCCCGGTCAATTCGTAGTAACGGTTCACCTTGAGAATGTCGTTGGCGGGCACGCCCTCGGTGATGCAGACCACCAGCTTGACGCCCGCATCGGCGGCCTCATAGAGGGCGTCGACGGTGAACTTCGGCGGGACATAGATCACCGATGTGTTGGCGCCGGTGCGACGGACCGCTTCGGCGACGGTGTCGAAGACCGGGACGCCATGCGTGGTCTCCCCGCCCTTGCCGGGGGTGACGCCGGCAACCACCTTGGTGCCGTAGTCGATCATCTGCCGGGTGTGAAAGGAACCGTCGCGTCCGGTGATTCCCTGCACGACCACGCGCGTGGACTTGTCGATTAAGATGCTCATGTTCAATCCTATCCTGCGGCGCCCAGGCGCCGGTCGAGTTCGTTTCGCGGCCGCGCGCCGGCGCTATGCCGCCTTGCGGGCCAGCGCGATCGCCTCGCGCACCACGCCGTCCATGCTGTCGGCGACGGACAGCTTCACTTCCTGCAGGATGGCGCGCGCTTCCTTCTCATTGGTGCCGGTCAGCCGCACCACAATCGGCACCTTGGGCTTCAGTTGCTTGACCGCCTGCACGATGCCCTTGGCGACATCGTCGCAACGCGTGATCCCGCCGAAGATGTTGAAGAGGATGGCGCGCACCGACGGCTCGCGCATGATGATGGTCATCGCCGCGATCACCTTCTGCGGATTGGAGGAGCCGCCGATGTCGAGGAAGTTGGCCGGCTCGCCGCCATAGCGCTTGACGAGGTCCATCGTCGCCATCGCCAGCCCGGCGCCGTTGACCACGCAACCGATGTTGCCGTCGAGTTTGACAAACGACAGATCGTTCTCCTTGGCCTCGACTTCGGCGGGATCCTCGGAATCGGGATCGCGCAGTTGCTCCCACTCGGGATGACGGTAGGCGGCGTTGTCGTCAAAGTTGATCTTCGCGTCGACCGCCAGGACCCGTTCATCGGGCGTGACCACCAGCGGATTGATCTCGATGAGCGAGCAATCGTGGGCCCAGAAGACACCCACCAGCCGGGCGATGATGTCGGAGGCCTGCGCGATCACTTTGGGCGTATCGTAGATGGCATAAGCCACCCGCCGCGCCTGGAAGGGCTGGAACGGGAGGAGCGGAT from the bacterium genome contains:
- the sucC gene encoding ADP-forming succinate--CoA ligase subunit beta, whose amino-acid sequence is GKAGGVKIARNPAEAEMHAKAILGMDIKGLTVKKVLVAEAVEIASEAYVGVVVDRAIRRPVLIVSAAGGVEIEEVARKTPEKIVKLPLDPLLPFQPFQARRVAYAIYDTPKVIAQASDIIARLVGVFWAHDCSLIEINPLVVTPDERVLAVDAKINFDDNAAYRHPEWEQLRDPDSEDPAEVEAKENDLSFVKLDGNIGCVVNGAGLAMATMDLVKRYGGEPANFLDIGGSSNPQKVIAAMTIIMREPSVRAILFNIFGGITRCDDVAKGIVQAVKQLKPKVPIVVRLTGTNEKEARAILQEVKLSVADSMDGVVREAIALARKAA